A segment of the Coturnix japonica isolate 7356 unplaced genomic scaffold, Coturnix japonica 2.1 chrUnrandom527, whole genome shotgun sequence genome:
CTTCCGGCCACGCCCCCCAACCTCGCCGTCGTGACGTCACGCGGGGCGCGCCTATAAAAGCCCCGAGACGCGACGCCACCGGCAGCGTCGTCCTTCCGCTTCCAGCTCCGTGATGGCCGCCGCTACAGCCGGGCCGGCACCGGAACCGCTGCACCAGGTAACGAGCGTCCCCCGTCCCCTTCGGTCCCGTTCGTAGCCCCTTCGGTCCCGTTCGGGTTCCTTCGGGCACATTCGGACCCCTTCGGTACCGTCCGTGACCCCTTCGGACCCCCCCTGACCTCCCCGTTTTCCTCCCCTATAGGCCCCGTTGTACCGTCAGCCGCCCCGTGATCCATCACCGGAGCCCCCTCGTCCTCCTCGTTCCCCATGGGGGGAGGATCCGCCGCCGTTACCGGACATAGGCCGCCTCTTACGCTCTCTCAGCGCTCCCACCGGCCGCTCCGTGCCCCCCCCGCCCGGTTTCTCCCCTCGGCTCCTCGGTGCCCCCCCCGGTTTGGCCCGTTCACACCCACCGGACACAACGTTGTTGGCATTGGCGGCTCTAACGTTGGGCTCGGACCCTCCCGGGACCCTCCCGGTGCCGTTCCCgtctcctctttcctccctcGTCTTCCACCCGACGTCACCGGAGACATCCCGGTTATCACCGGAGACCTCCCGTTTATCACCATCGTTATCACCGTCGTTATCACCTCCTCAATCCCCGCTCTGCTTCTCCTTATCGCCTCCATCGTCGCCTCCGTCCCCGCTTTATAAGACCGAACTGTGCCGCCCGTTCACCGCTACCGGCCGTTGCCGTTACGGAGCCCGGTGTCAGTTCGCTCACGGTACCGAGGAGCTCCGTGGGCTCCGTCGCCACCCGAAATACCGCACTCAGCCTTGTAGCACCTTCCAACGTTGCGGCTCGTGCCCTTACGGATCCCGTTGTCATTTCCTTCACGGGCCGGTACCGGCGGAAGGAAACACGGTGACACCGGGCAGCCCCCATCGCCTCCCGGTGTTTGACCGGATCTCGGTGTCGGagtgaaggggggggggggctctgccTTAAGAGGAAGGACCCCCCCCCttcgttccttccttcctccattaGGAACTATGGGCTGAAGGAGATCAATGTAGCATCCCCGGGACAAcggggggggatatggggggggtcaaAGCAGATCGAAATCCACTGGAAGTAGATGTCCTTTAATAATTGATGTCCTGCATTCTGCTGCCATGTTCCAATGTGCCCTCTCGCCGTGATGAAGACACTACAGCCTATCCggagtgaaaggaaaaaaaagaatgccaCCACATATCTAAAAGAAACAGTGCCTGggttgcattatttatttttattaatatttttgacTGGAGcaagatgaaaagaagaatttgcCCATCCCTACAAACATTCAGTTCTGCATCAGTACCCTTAACTAAGTGTTAAATAAATGTTGATCGCTGAATGTGAAATTTGAAATTTGGTTTCTGGGAGGGGGAAATAAATTTGATACAGTttttagggttttgtttgtttgttggaaATGTCATGCCTTGTCAAGTTaacaaatgtgattttgttCTTGGCAGACAGCAGATTTggtcaagaaaaaaaacaaatccccCCGAAATATCCACTAGGCCaaacataaattaattttttaattatttttacttgtaGTTTGCTAGTGTGTGTAGCTTTGCATGAAATAAGCACTGCCTGTTAGCCTCTGTTTGATCCTGTGAGAGTGTGGGGCTAATGTCTGGCCTGTGTTTTGGAAGCAGCAGGTAGTCAGGAGCGAGCTGCTGTGGGGGTCCATATTTCTGTAGCCTGGCAGTTACTCACACACAGATGGAGACCTTATGAACTTTGACAGAGGTCGTGCCTTAAATCTGCCTAAATTCCTAAAACTTCTATGACTTTACTGAAGGCCGTACAGTTCGCCGTgcattattattgttgttattttttgaaCGTGAAATTAGGGGCATCACTAAAGATAGCAACTTGGGTTTGTGAAGCAGATCAACCATGCAGTCATGCTCACATAATGATCACAGGGATCAATAAAGGGTTTTAGCATTAGTTGTATACTCTAAAGGGAAACTGATGCAGATTAAAATTCGTATTTACATACATAGAACACATGGTGTTGCTTCCTAGATATTCAAGACTTTGCCCTGCTTGCCTGAACCCTTATTAGAAGATTTTAGAGTGCCTAAAACATCTTCAGACGTGGCTTCTGCATCCCTTTCTGGGTGCCTCGCCACgcaatttgaaaataattaagatataggctcttttttctttcttcctgcatgGCTACTCTCTCTCTCAAGCAGATCAGTTCAGCACGACTGTACGTCAACTCTGGTCGTTCTACTCGCCTATTCATCACTCACAGGAATCTTATACTCAGCCTAAGTGCCGTTTAGGGATCGCAATGACCTTCGGGTGGGATTGGAGGTAACTGATTGGTCCTGCGTTTCCATGCCTCGTGTATATTTAAATCTCGCATCTTCCTGCTTACAAGTCTCAAGCAGGCCCTCCTACTTTTTGTCTCTTCTTGCTTGTAGTTTCCCATAGCTGCTAGCTTCAATAGATCTCTCTCTTgataatttcaatttaaaagtttttttccattctgccGCATTTAAGCATATAGAAGGATCGATTCTAAATACTTTCACTCACGCTAGCTTTAGAATCCTAGCAATTCCCCTGCGCTTTTAAGCTCTAGCATGGGTACGCATAAATATTATTCGTAGTTCCATGCTTTCCCTGCCAATATACATAGCGGCCCGAGTTTGCGCTTGCCACCCAGCCTTAGATCAGGCTGCcccccaggtccccatccaagCCTGGCTCGTTcccttgaaaacctccagagCAGATTTAGGGCCTGATCCACAACCTCTCTGCCGACAAACTGTTCCAGCCGCCTCACCAATTCTCTGGAATGAAAAGGTTTGTTCCTGACATCCAATGTAAATCTTTTCACTTCAAGTTTAAAGCTGATCAGTTGCTGTAAGAAGTTAGCCTCCTTCCTGCTtgtatgctcccttcaaatactggaagatTCACAGAGAGGtctccttctccttcacttctCCAATGCCACCTAAATAAGCCCCAGTTCCCTCCAAATTTTCTTCATAAGGTCTGAGGTGCCCTCCAACCTTCAGCATCAATCTTCATTAGCCATTTTTTATCGCTATTCGCGGCACAGCTCCCTCTGGACTTAACTCCCCAGCAAGCGCCTCCCACATCGCTGGTGCCTGATACTGGGGCCGCGTCAGATCGCCCTCTCTCCCTGCGACTGCAGTACTCCATGATGTGCGCCTGGGGCTTCGTCACACTCCGCGTTAAGCCGATAAGCTAACAAAGTATTGATCCACCAGTGGGAGCCTCCTTGCGCAGCCTCGCTGGACGCTCATTCTCCGTTTCTCCAACTGCTCGCGCCCGCACGCCGATATACCTTTTCGATTCCACATCTCAGAATCATATTGCTGCCTGTTGCCAAATTCACATTGCGTAGCCTCATTGTCCGCCCTTTCATCTCGGATCGGGTAGACTTCTCTGCATCCTTCCATCTTTCAGCGCGTGCCTTGTTACCTCTTCGACACGAGTCATGTATCTCAGTGCATCGACTGCTCAGGCTGCCCAACTTGGACGCTGATCCATAGCGCCTAGTGATTGCAACACCTTCTGTTTTTGTGTCAGCCCAAGGAAAAATACTGCTATTTGCTCTCCAAGTCTCGTGCTATGTCATTTAATGCctgtaagttattttttttattaagtgcAGAGACAAGCCCAAAGTGTGTTATATGCAAAGTCAAGGATCCAAAATTACCTATCTAAAGGTCCACAAGAAACAAGAGAGGCTGAATATTCCTCTAACTTTTTTAATCAAAAACCTTGGATCAAATTTTCATCTTGGTCAACTCTATCATTGGAACTGGGATAATGCCTTGCTTCTTAGGATGATGGCTTCATTACAACTTGCGTCTAAAGCCCTACAACTTTCATTGATCTCAGTGAAGCTAATTCCATGTGTTGACCATGGATTCCAGTAATGTGGCCACACAGAGAGCTGAAAATTCCACCAGCCGTAGCAGGActgttgggggaaaaaagctttaCAACTGTTTGATCTGGTCTGcacataaaataacaaaactgttACTCATACTTCTAAactgaaaaaacacaaagggaaaagaagtgTAAAAATCTCCTTTTGCCCCAGCAATTGTCAGTGCACTGCTATTATCTCTGCTAATAATATCTGTtcaaataggaagaaaaaaatccaaattagCCCTTAAGTTGAAGCTGTAGAAGTCAGTAGTtgaacagatttgtttctgCCTGAATTTTCCACTAGTGTCTCTTatgaaaaattatgaaaatgcTATAAACCATGTAGATATTTCCTACAAAACTTCTTACCTTCTTTCATTACTGTGATTGCTGTGAGTATACTATGCATGTATACTTCTGCCCTAGCCCCCGGGTGTGTTATATGGTTATAAGTGTATGTTAGGTTAACAAGATTCACTGGAACAGGGCTGAAATGTGTGGTCATGACACATCTGTCAATTTCAGTTGAGATGGCCAAGTCTCTTGGTTATGCATGCTTGTCATTGGGTTAACTAGGTGTTTCAGTCCGCGCCGTCTGATGTCTAGCCGGCGCTGCGGCGCTTTTTTGCACAAGTTCTGTTCATAGCTGGTGGAGAGcaattcttattttcagtggGAAGTTTGGGGCCtatattcttttcttaaaaatgtatatcTAGTCTTCAGTTCGATATAAGAATTGTATGTACTACACTGCAGCAGTTGTGCGAATTAATGAATGTGAGATGAAGGTGATGAAAGCAATGTATATAGCATCAATTGTTTAAGGTGTCACTTAAACTAGTGTATGTTCTTTATTGCTTAATGcctggagggttttttttttagatattttttcacttcttttctgttttgttgttttgtttttgttttaggaTCTTGATAGTACACAAAGACACGATCTGGTTTACTGAGAgagatgtttgctttgttaggtttttttctgttgtattctTGGCTTGTTTTAGATCAGTTTTTGGTACATGCTCTTTGGCAGTTAGTGTGTCCTTGTAGCTCTCTATAGTTTGTATTATCTAATGGAAGAGTTTTCTTGTGATAGCATTTATAGTAGCCGCGACTGTTGTTAGTATCTCGTGCTATTTATCTAGTCGGGTTGGTTTATTGGGTATGTCGCCGTTgtcaattttttcttttgtggccTTAATATTGGGTTTAGCTCCtcttgggtttttgttgttggttttgtgtcTGTGCTTATTTTGACTGTGTGTGCTGTTGAATCTCACGGGATTATTTCTCACTTTGAATTGAGAGCCATTTGTGTTTGAGTGGGTCATATCAGATCTCTCGTGCCTCTGCTCTAGTGCcgcttttgccttttttctatTCAGTGCTACGActcttattctctttttcctctcgccttcctctctcttcctcgCCGCTACCCTCTCCCGTACGATTTCTTCTTGTCCGCCCTTCTTGTCTTTTTTGCCTTCGCATCACCGTCCTTTGGGCTCTTCGGACTCGTATCTCTCTTCTGTAGGTTTTGTCTATATTAATAGCCCTCGGTCTCGTGTTCGTTCCTTTGCGGATGgattttggtttcctttttttttgtgatcCCCTTTCGGTGTATGTGTTTTTGTAGTGTGGGCTCTTCTCGCCGCCTTAAACGGGTTTTTTTTCGTTATAATATTACAAGTCTGCTTTATTTGGTGTTCcttcccccatatctccctccTTCCCTATCGTCTTCTCCTACCCTCCTTCTCCCCTCTTGgcttccctctcccctcttcccccctTACCCTTCCCTTGTCTTTCCCCCANNNNNNNNNNNNNNNNNNNNNNNNNTGTGGGAGGTTCCCTGTTGTGTGTCCCACCCCGTGTCCCTGTCCCCGGACCGCGTACTCCATTACTCCCCAACATCGATGTTGCCTTTATTTATTGCTCACTCGTTGCCTTAGGGATGTCGCCATCCCCTTTATATACCTTTATTTTATCGATAACCCAGAAGGTTTTATATCCGTACTTTATCGTCTGTTCTGCTACACCGAAAGCATGGGGGTGCGGGTGAGAGGGAACAAATGCGCTATTTCTGGCCGTGTCTCATTCTTTGCTGTTTCCGACAACATAAAGAATCCCGTGCTTGTTTCTATGgccttccttcccccccttcccttccttccttccttcccccttgttttcctttcttccccccctgCCTGgcctttccccccacccctcatCATCCCCCCCCTTCACCGCTGTGCAGGCCGAAGAGGAGCGTGCCAGTGCAGCGGGCAGCGAGAAGgaagaggtggaggaggaggaagaggaggaatacgacgaggaagaggaggaggaagatgacgACCGGCCTGCTAAGAAACCACGGCATGGTGGTTTCATCCTAGATGAAGCTGGTGAGCTGGGGGTGAAGCGGGGCTGGAGGGGGCCTCCATTGGCTCTGGATATTGCTCTCACCGCTGTGATCTCCCCCAAGATGTGGATGATGAATACGAGGACGAAGATCAGTGGGAAGATGGAGCTGAAGACATCCTGGAGAAAGGTGAGGAGGCTGCTTTGGGGGCTCTCCAGCTTCAATGatgctctatggggctttgAGGCTTTGATCCTTGCCTTGAGGCCAAAAGAGGAtggaaacagagctgctttgggGGGGCTCTCCGGCTTCAATGATGCTCTATGGGGCTTCCAGATCCCCCATCCCTCAGGCTTTGGTCCTTGCCTTGAGGCCAAAAGAAGCAGAGCTCTTACGGGAGAGGTGCAGCATTCTGggttgcagtgctgtgctggtggatCGCTTTTGGTGCAGCTCTTCTGGGTTCAAACACTGGGTGGCTGCTGTTGCTCTTTCCCCACCTCTGAGCCTGTTTTTATCTCCCTAAGCCCCACACTTATAGGGTGGGAATGGGACTGTGTGGCTCCTGATCTCCCTCATCCCAGCGTCTGTCTTTCTGTCCACCCTTTGTCTGTCTGCTTAACGCATCTCATTCACGCCCGCCtggttttttgctttgcttttttacttttcctttccgacctttcttgtgttttcctttccctcctgtGCTACCGTCTTAATTTTGTTCCTTCCCCTTTGTTTCCCCCTCACCCATGGGTGGTTTATGCCGCTATTATTTGCTCCATACTGTCTGCCCTCCACCGCCACCTCCTTGTTCCCGAGCAGAAGAGATTGAAGGTAAGTTTAAGTCAGCCCCCCTGGGGAGGGGGGCAACCAATGCCACCCTTTGGGGCCAGCCAAGCCCAACCACGTCCCTTATGCTGCTGTGAGCCACATTCGACCCTCCTCTTCATTATAGCTTCCAACATTGACAACGTGGTGTTGGATGAGGATCGCTCTGGTGCTCGACGGCTGCAGAACCTCTGGAGGTGATGCCAGCTCTGTCTGGATGCCAccccttcctttctgccttgGGAGTTGTGCTGGTGCTCTCTGTTCTAccctctccttctcttccacttACAGGGACCAGCGTGAAGAAGAGCTGGGCGAGTATTACATGAAGAAATACGCCAAGTCTTCAGTGGGGGAGACGTGAGTTGGGTCACATCTCTCCCTTTCACTCTGTCTTATCCCACGTTAAGGGTTCACCCTATTCTGCTTTAACCCTCAATTCTATTATCCCAGGGTCTATGGTGGCTCTGATGAGCTCTCGGATGacatcacacagcagcagctcctgcctggagTCAAGTGAGTATCACAGAGTAGAAAACACATTGATTTTAGGGGAGGGAATTGAGATAGTCAGGTCTGTGTTAAGCTGAGCTGCCCAGCCAGGTGGGATTTGGCAGCTTTAGCCAAGGCAGACCACCatgtaaatgctttttttaCATAGGGATCCCAATCTGTGGACAGTGAAATGCAAGGTAGGTGCTTAAGAGGATCTATAGAGTCCTAATCAGCATTTAGGGGGTATATTCTCAACCCTAAAGCAACCTGTTTTCCCCCTATAGATCGGAGAGGAGCGTGCTACAGCTATTGCCCTGATGAGGAAGTTCATTGCATATCAGTTCACTGACACGGTGAGGCTGAGGGGGCTGTATcacctccacccccccccctccaacccaCCCCAGTCCTGATGTGCCCCTGATGTTGCCCCCTTGTCCTCCAGCCCCTGCAGATAAAGTCAGTGGTGGCCCCTGAGCACGTCAAAGGATACATCTACGTGGAGGCCTATAAGCAGACACACGTCAAGCAGGCAATTGAGGGGGTAGGAAACCTACGGATGGGCTATTGGAACCAACAGATGGTCCCAATCAAAGAGATGACAGACGTGCTCAAGGTAGTGAAGGAGGTGACCAACCTCAAGCCTAAGTCTTGGGTGCGTCTGAAGAGGGGCATCTACAAGGATGACATTGCCCAGGTGAGGCAGGAGGGGACAAGGGACCCCATGGTGGGGAGGTGAGGATACCTGGCTCACTGTCACCCTATGGGCAGGTGGATTATGTAGAGCCCAGCCAGAACCAGATTTCCTTAAAGATGATCCCCCGTATTGACTTTGACCGTATCAAAGCCCGGATGAGTTTGGTAAGCGAAGAGCTCTCGTGTTACGCTGTTGTATTGGGGGGGTCATTTGCTTATAGTGCTTCTTCCCACCCTATAGAAAGACTGGTTTGCCAAGAGGAAGAAGTTCAAGAGACCCCCTCAAAGGCTTTTTGATGCTGAGAAGATTCGGTATGTGGTGGATCAGTACATCAGGCTGCATCAAACTCCCCCCTGTGCCTGATAATGAAGCTCTCTAATGAGCTGTCCTTTATGAGGGGGTGATTTGGTTGTACCTTTATCTTGCTTTAGGTCTCTGGGAGGTGATGTGGCTTCGGATGGAGACTTTCTCATCTTTGAAGGCAACCGGTACAGCCGCAAAGGTTTCCTCTTCAAGAGCTTCGCCATGTCAGCAGTGGTGAGCTTGGGACTCTGCTTAGAATCCAGCTTAAATCCATCTCCTTACCTTGAAAACTGCTTCCCTTCTTATGGCAAGACCCAAATGCTGAGGTACCTGTGGTTAACAGGGTGGTGGGAGGCCATAAGGTCCCTGTTCTCTGCTAGAGATGGCTCACTGCTTGGCATTGGAATAGCTTAGAAACAAGTAGGTGAGTTCTGGAGAGG
Coding sequences within it:
- the LOC107307271 gene encoding mRNA decay activator protein ZFP36L3 gives rise to the protein MAAATAGPAPEPLHQAPLYRQPPRDPSPEPPRPPRSPWGEDPPPLPDIGRLLRSLSAPTGRSVPPPPGFSPRLLGAPPGLARSHPPDTTLLALAALTLGSDPPGTLPVPFPSPLSSLVFHPTSPETSRLSPETSRLSPSLSPSLSPPQSPLCFSLSPPSSPPSPLYKTELCRPFTATGRCRYGARCQFAHGTEELRGLRRHPKYRTQPCSTFQRCGSCPYGSRCHFLHGPVPAEGNTVTPGSPHRLPVFDRISVSE